The following are encoded together in the Spiroplasma apis B31 genome:
- the recD2 gene encoding SF1B family DNA helicase RecD2, producing the protein MQTLKGKVKKFIYNSDNFGVAIFNLIDNEKKSIVITGPITIMKLGIIYEIEGELLINNKLNKTSFVVETVKQVKELTSDLIIHYLSSSLFPTIGKTLAKNIFDFFKDDVFKKILDNPNDLMLVKGMTKEKSQIIQDVVKKNFNENPILDTFLNNNLKIEFYNRLQMDFENKEEMSWVLKNDFYKYANNSGLSPFEEVDKVALAFGEPYDSEKRISWWANMLTTNILFKTGDTYTDLITLRKELIKHFPHIDNIDSKLLYAKQEKILYFQNKKVYTKESFEDEEYIAKILNETNEVYPSDKCNKSFDEILTEVEEHISNTLNIEGFKYNEEQVEALESFYTSNLIIITGGPGTGKTTVIMGLVKMYEIMFNLESYAIAAPTGRAAGRIKEASGYSATTIHKLLKYSGNDKFDLDEKNPTFKDLVILDECSMIDNHLFACLLKGVLIEKKLVLVGDVDQLPSVNYGNLFQDLIESNKFKIITLTKNNRQTNHEGKENKIIKLANSIKESTIRNFDFVDSDNLHFIFNENNDALLSEIKKIYSEYRPLILEDELTDIQIVAPMYKNNLGIINLNEEIQELVNPARLHENVYKRGAYEYRKNDKVMYIENDPKLELSNGDIGFIEKLTFDNKKLEYGYINFNARSKFFKPEGFSKINLNYACSIHKTQGSEYNTVILVLDDTNKSTNFFTNKKMIYTAITRAKKNLFILSNKELFLRACSREMNHRKSTLKEKIIN; encoded by the coding sequence GTATAATATACGAAATCGAAGGAGAACTTCTTATAAACAACAAATTGAATAAGACAAGTTTTGTTGTTGAAACAGTTAAACAGGTTAAAGAACTTACAAGTGATTTAATCATACATTATTTAAGTTCATCTTTATTCCCAACTATTGGTAAAACTCTTGCCAAAAATATTTTTGATTTCTTTAAAGACGATGTATTCAAAAAAATTCTTGATAACCCAAATGATCTTATGTTAGTAAAAGGGATGACTAAAGAAAAATCACAAATAATTCAAGATGTAGTTAAAAAAAATTTCAATGAGAACCCAATTTTAGATACTTTTTTAAACAATAATTTGAAAATTGAATTCTATAACAGATTGCAAATGGATTTTGAGAACAAAGAAGAGATGTCATGAGTCTTAAAAAATGATTTTTACAAATATGCAAATAACAGCGGATTGAGTCCATTTGAAGAGGTAGACAAAGTAGCTTTGGCATTCGGTGAACCTTACGATAGTGAAAAAAGAATATCTTGATGAGCTAATATGTTGACAACCAATATACTTTTTAAAACAGGAGATACTTATACTGATTTAATAACACTTAGAAAAGAACTTATTAAGCATTTTCCTCATATTGATAATATTGACTCTAAATTATTGTATGCAAAACAAGAAAAAATATTATACTTTCAAAATAAAAAGGTGTATACAAAAGAAAGCTTTGAAGATGAAGAATACATAGCAAAAATTCTTAATGAAACAAACGAAGTATATCCATCTGATAAATGTAATAAAAGTTTTGATGAAATATTGACCGAAGTTGAAGAACATATCTCAAATACATTAAATATTGAAGGATTTAAATATAATGAGGAACAAGTTGAAGCATTAGAAAGTTTCTATACTTCCAACCTAATTATAATTACAGGTGGGCCAGGTACTGGTAAAACAACTGTGATTATGGGTTTAGTTAAAATGTATGAAATCATGTTTAATCTAGAAAGTTATGCGATAGCTGCTCCAACAGGAAGAGCTGCTGGTAGAATTAAAGAAGCATCAGGCTATTCAGCTACTACAATCCATAAACTATTGAAGTACTCTGGTAACGATAAATTTGATTTAGATGAAAAAAATCCTACATTCAAGGACCTTGTAATTCTTGATGAATGTTCAATGATTGATAATCATTTGTTCGCTTGTCTATTAAAAGGTGTATTGATAGAAAAAAAACTAGTACTTGTTGGTGATGTTGACCAACTTCCAAGTGTAAATTACGGTAACCTTTTTCAAGATTTAATTGAAAGTAATAAGTTCAAAATTATCACTTTGACAAAAAATAATCGTCAAACAAATCATGAAGGTAAAGAAAATAAAATAATAAAATTGGCAAACTCAATCAAAGAATCAACTATAAGAAACTTTGATTTTGTTGATTCTGATAATCTACATTTTATTTTTAATGAAAATAATGATGCTCTTTTAAGTGAAATTAAAAAAATTTATTCAGAATATAGACCACTTATATTGGAAGATGAGTTAACAGACATTCAAATTGTGGCACCAATGTACAAAAATAACTTGGGGATCATTAATTTGAATGAAGAAATTCAAGAACTCGTAAATCCAGCTCGTCTACACGAGAATGTTTATAAACGTGGTGCATATGAATATAGAAAAAATGATAAAGTAATGTATATTGAAAACGACCCTAAATTAGAGCTATCAAATGGAGATATAGGTTTTATAGAAAAATTAACTTTCGATAATAAAAAACTAGAATATGGTTACATAAATTTCAATGCTAGATCAAAATTCTTTAAACCTGAGGGTTTTTCTAAAATCAATTTAAATTATGCTTGTAGTATTCATAAGACTCAAGGGAGTGAATATAATACAGTAATTTTAGTATTAGATGACACAAACAAGTCTACTAACTTCTTTACAAATAAAAAAATGATTTACACTGCCATAACTAGAGCCAAGAAAAATTTATTTATCCTATCAAAT